The following proteins are encoded in a genomic region of Glycine soja cultivar W05 chromosome 17, ASM419377v2, whole genome shotgun sequence:
- the LOC114391479 gene encoding probable membrane-associated kinase regulator 1: MATNILQAKWNHHSEEDEDHKDNEQQEEEEEDDEALSLCDLPINLEDPPGNQEHSRPNETSQEEFNFRLWRAPFNKEPEMCAADEVFFKGQILPLRVSFSSEAGLLATVSQSQQHYGKQFVRSESLDRNSSDYRSSSNSSRSSSLRSQNSSTSTSTSSTTTNTTIPKSKHKIRNQFHTHPSPKPQLRASAPTHNQGRKSTSAWGIFRLGVVPAPEIGLQDLKVRNRNCVVVSRNSSNSNSNNNNNSSKSVKTSNRNNKKGSSNYNNVLKQLVGKGGGLLSGCDCSFETVQPNNIVMIKGGNGNSGGGTAKSTNMTESTTHAAKEKVVEFKKHKQQKQGKKVTSRRRTFEWIKELHASQPDDEEALLSNAS; this comes from the coding sequence ATGGCCACAAACATCCTCCAAGCAAAATGGAACCACCACTCCGAAGAAGACGAAGATCACAAAGACAATGagcaacaagaagaagaagaagaagatgatgaagcaTTGTCACTCTGCGATCTTCCGATCAACCTCGAGGACCCACCGGGAAACCAAGAACACTCTCGCCCCAACGAAACATCGCAAGAAGAATTCAATTTCCGGTTATGGCGTGCTCCCTTTAACAAAGAGCCCGAAATGTGTGCAGCGGATGAAGTCTTCTTCAAGGGCCAAATCCTCCCGTTGCGCGTCTCGTTCAGCTCCGAGGCCGGGTTGTTAGCCACGGTGTCCCAATCTCAACAACATTACGGTAAGCAATTCGTTAGGTCAGAATCGTTGGATCGCAATTCTAGCGATTATCGTAGTAGTAGTAATAGTAGTAGAAGTAGTAGTCTCAGAAGTCAAAACTCTTCCACTAGCACTAGCACTAGCTCCACAACCACAAACACAACAATTCCCAAAAGTAAGCACAAAATTCGAAACCAATTTCACACGCACCCAAGTCCCAAACCGCAATTAAGAGCATCAGCTCCAACACACAACCAAGGTAGAAAATCCACGTCAGCATGGGGAATTTTCCGTTTAGGTGTTGTCCCTGCTCCCGAGATAGGGTTACAAGATCTCAAGGTTCGAAACCGAAACTGCGTCGTCGTCAGTCGTAATAGTAGTAATAGTAacagtaacaacaacaacaacagttcGAAAAGTGTCAAAACAAGTAACAGGAACAACAAGAAGGGCAGCAGCAATTACAATAATGTTTTGAAACAGTTAGTGGGCAAAGGCGGTGGTCTATTGAGTGGTTGTGATTGTTCCTTTGAAACAGTGCAACCCAACAACATTGTCATGATAAAAGGTGGTAATGGTAATAGTGGTGGTGGTACCGCTAAAAGCACGAACATGACAGAAAGTACAACGCACGCCGCGAAAGAAAAAGTGGTCGAGTTTAAGAAGCACAAGCAGCAAAAGCAGGGAAAGAAGGTTACGTCACGTCGCCGAACGTTTGAATGGATAAAGGAGCTTCATGCAAGCCAACCTGATGATGAAGAGGCTTTGTTATCAAACGCATCATGA
- the LOC114394108 gene encoding subtilisin-like protease SBT1.7, which translates to MGPFRKPFLAFLSVVLFLGLYEAAAEQTQTHKSTYIVHVAKSEMPESFEHHAVWYESSLKTVSDSAEMIYTYDNAIHGYATRLTAEEARLLQRQTGILAVLPETRYELFTTRTPLFLGLDKSADLFPESSSGSDVIVGVLDTGVWPESKSFDDTGLGPVPSTWKGACETGTNFTASNCNRKLIGARFFAKGVEAMLGPINETEESRSARDDDGHGTHTSSTAAGSVVSGASLLGYASGTARGMATRARVAAYKVCWKGGCFSSDILAAIERAILDNVNVLSLSLGGGISDYYRDSVAIGAFSAMEKGILVSCSAGNSGPGPYSLSNVAPWITTVGAGTLDRDFPAYVALGNGLNFSGVSLYRGNALPDSSLPLVYAGNVSNGAMNGNLCITGTLSPEKVAGKIVLCDRGLTARVQKGSVVKSAGALGMVLSNTAANGEELVADAHLLPATAVGQKAGDAIKKYLVSDAKPTVKIFFEGTKVGIQPSPVVAAFSSRGPNSITPQILKPDLIAPGVNILAGWSKAVGPTGLPVDNRRVDFNIISGTSMSCPHVSGLAALIKSAHPDWSPAAVRSALMTTAYTVYKTGEKLQDSATGKPSTPFDHGSGHVDPVAALNPGLVYDLTVDDYLGFLCALNYSAAEISTLAKRKFQCDAGKQYSVTDLNYPSFAVLFESSGSVVKHTRTLTNVGPAGTYKASVTSDTASVKISVEPQVLSFKENEKKTFTVTFSSSGSPQHTENAFGRVEWSDGKHLVGSPISVNWG; encoded by the coding sequence ATGGGTCCGTTTCGTAAACCCTTCCTTGCATTTCTCTCGGTTGTTCTATTTCTGGGTCTCTATGAGGCAGCAGCAGAACAGACTCAGACTCACAAGAGTACTTACATTGTACACGTGGCGAAATCGGAGATGCCCGAGAGCTTCGAGCACCACGCTGTGTGGTATGAGTCGTCACTGAAGACCGTGTCTGACTCGGCGGAGATGATTTACACCTACGACAACGCCATCCACGGCTACGCGACGAGATTAACCGCTGAGGAAGCGCGTTTGCTCCAGCGCCAAACGGGGATTCTGGCTGTTTTGCCGGAGACGAGGTACGAGCTTTTCACGACGCGAACGCCTTTGTTTCTCGGACTTGACAAGAGCGCCGACTTGTTCCCCGAGTCGAGTTCGGGAAGTGACGTCATCGTCGGAGTCCTCGACACCGGCGTCTGGCCGGAGAGCAAGAGCTTCGACGACACCGGACTCGGACCCGTTCCGAGCACGTGGAAAGGCGCGTGCGAGACGGGAACGAATTTCACCGCGTCGAACTGCAACAGAAAGTTGATCGGAGCAAGATTCTTTGCTAAAGGTGTAGAAGCCATGCTTGGTCCAATTAACGAAACCGAGGAGTCCAGATCCGCGCGCGACGACGACGGCCACGGCACCCACACGTCCAGCACCGCCGCTGGATCAGTTGTTTCCGGCGCGAGCCTCCTCGGTTACGCCTCCGGAACAGCGCGTGGGATGGCCACGCGCGCTAGAGTTGCTGCATACAAGGTATGCTGGAAAGGAGGGTGTTTCAGCTCTGACATTCTTGCCGCAATTGAAAGGGCAATATTGGACAACGTGAATGTTCTTTCTTTATCTCTCGGTGGTGGCATTTCTGATTATTACAGAGACAGTGTCGCTATTGGAGCTTTTTCAGCGATGGAGAAAGGGATTTTGGTTTCATGCTCCGCTGGGAACTCGGGTCCGGGTCCCTACAGTCTCTCCAATGTGGCTCCATGGATCACTACCGTAGGCGCTGGTACACTGGATCGTGACTTCCCCGCATACGTGGCGCTCGGAAATGGACTCAACTTCTCCGGCGTTTCGCTTTACCGCGGTAACGCTTTGCCGGATTCTTCTTTGCCTTTGGTTTATGCAGGGAATGTGAGTAATGGTGCTATGAATGGGAACTTGTGTATCACGGGAACGTTGTCTCCTGAGAAAGTTGCTGGGAAGATCGTGTTGTGTGACCGTGGGTTGACCGCTAGGGTTCAGAAAGGCTCGGTGGTGAAATCCGCCGGAGCGTTGGGGATGGTGCTGTCCAACACCGCCGCTAACGGCGAGGAGCTAGTGGCGGATGCTCATTTATTACCGGCCACCGCAGTTGGGCAGAAAGCCGGTGACGCTATTAAGAAGTATTTGGTTTCCGATGCGAAACCGACGGTGAAGATTTTTTTTGAGGGAACCAAGGTGGGGATTCAGCCATCGCCGGTGGTTGCTGCGTTTAGCTCAAGAGGTCCCAACTCGATCACGCCACAGATCCTGAAGCCAGATCTCATCGCGCCAGGTGTCAACATCCTAGCGGGGTGGTCTAAAGCCGTGGGGCCCACCGGGTTGCCCGTTGATAACAGGCGCGTGGATTTCAACATCATCTCTGGCACCTCCATGTCGTGCCCTCACGTGAGCGGCTTAGCCGCGCTGATCAAATCGGCTCACCCTGATTGGAGCCCAGCCGCGGTGAGATCGGCTCTGATGACAACGGCTTACACAGTTTACAAAACTGGTGAGAAGTTGCAAGACAGCGCAACGGGAAAACCATCCACGCCGTTCGATCACGGTTCGGGACACGTGGACCCAGTCGCTGCCCTCAATCCAGGACTGGTCTACGATCTAACGGTGGATGATTACTTAGGTTTTCTCTGCGCGTTAAACTACTCAGCTGCGGAAATCAGCACTTTAGCCAAGAGAAAATTCCAGTGCGACGCGGGCAAGCAGTACAGTGTGACCGACCTCAACTACCCTTCGTTTGCGGTGTTGTTTGAATCATCAGGGAGCGTGGTTAAGCACACGAGGACTCTCACTAACGTGGGGCCCGCGGGAACTTACAAAGCTTCCGTGACGTCAGACACTGCGTCCGTTAAAATCTCGGTAGAACCGCAAGTGTTGAGTTTCAAGGAGAACGAGAAGAAAACGTTCACCGTCACGTTTTCGTCATCGGGTTCGCCACAGCATACAGAAAACGCTTTTGGAAGGGTAGAATGGTCCGATGGGAAGCACCTGGTTGGATCCCCAATTTCGGTTAATTGgggttga
- the LOC114391478 gene encoding uncharacterized protein LOC114391478, protein MSAQFMQATLSHKKSTELAIKNLEMLIGQLAKQMAERPIGTFVANIEKNPKEECKVIFTRRKSAEKEKRIEEDLAREARKEIPSFLVKNVPYPLVPSKNDKERYFARFLDIFNKLEITISFREALQQMPLYTKFLKDFLTKKGKYINNESIVIEGKTLIDLGASINLMPLSMCQRIRNLKIALTRMTLQLVDRSITKPFGLVEDVLVKVHQLTFPVDFVIMDIEEDAKIPLIMGRPFMLTAKCVVELGNDNLEMSVEEQKSTFNLFEAIKHPSNNKICFKVEEIEQKANLVGWHLNSVFLEEDESKPIVNPVDSSSVFLAPKQARTLATLDIPPAVPPPDVSSPPTDQTFLPFSQPKQILPMLHSLHHN, encoded by the exons ATGTCGGCGCAGTTCATGCAAGCCACCTTGTCACACAAAAAGAGCACTGAGTTAGCAATCAAGAATTTGGAGATGCTGATAGGCCAATTAGCTAAGCAAATGGCTGAAAGACCCATTGGAACCTTTGTGGCCAATATTGAgaagaatcccaaggaggagtGCAAGGTAATTTTCACTAGAAGGAAAAGTGctgagaaggaaaagagaatTGAGGAGGAT TTAGCTCGGGAGGCTAGAAAGGAGATACCCTCATTCCTAGTGAAGAATGTTCCATATCCCTTGGTGCCATCCAAGAATGACAAGGAACGATACTTTGCTCGTTTTCTTGACATCTTCAATAAGCTAGAGATCACCATTTCCTTTAGAGAGGCTTTACAACAGATGCCTTTATATACCAAATTTCTGAAGGATTTCCTCACAAAGAAAGGGAAATATATCAACAATGAGAGCATAGTGATAGAGG GGAAGACTCTCATTGACTTAGGAGCAAGCATCAACTTGATGCCCTTGTCCATGTGCCAAAGAATCAGAAATCTGAAGATAGCTCTTACGAGGATGACACTCCAGCTAGTAGATCGTTCCATCACAAAACCGTTTGGGTTAGTTGAAGACGTCCTAGTCAAAGTCCACCAACTCACTTTTCCGGTGGACTTTGTAATCATGGACATTGAAGAAGATGCTAAGATCCCCTTGATTATGGGTCGGCCATTCATGCTGACTGCAAAATGTGTTGTGGAATTGGGGAATGACAACTTGGAGATGAGTGTGGAGGAACAGAAATCCACCTTCAACTTGTTTGAGGCGATTAAGCATCCTAGTAATAACAAGATTTGTTTTAAGGTGGAGGAAATTGAGCAAAAGGCTAATCTTGTTGGGTGGCACCTAAATTCTGTGTttctagaagaagatgaatccAAGCCAATTGTGAATCCTGTAGACTCTTCTAGTGTCTTTCTGGCTCCAAAACAGGCCAGGACCCTAGCCACTCTAGACATTCCACCAGCGGTCCCTCCTCCAGACGTCTCTTCTCCACCTACCGACCAAACTTTTCTGCCTTTTTCTCAACCGAAGCAGATCCTCCCTATGCTGCATAGCCTCCACCACAACTAG
- the LOC114392797 gene encoding uncharacterized protein LOC114392797, producing the protein MEKQQQQAPSKETKAQSDESVKESSTEGLPMEDSPYVKYKDLEDYKRQGYGTQGHQEPKTGRGAGATEAPTLSGAAVSSDAQVAATDAINSKGVP; encoded by the coding sequence ATGgagaagcaacaacaacaagcaCCATCTAAGGAAACAAAGGCACAGAGTGATGAATCAGTTAAAGAAAGCAGCACTGAAGGGCTTCCAATGGAGGATAGTCCCTATGTGAAATACAAGGATTTGGAGGATTATAAGCGTCAGGGTTATGGTACACAAGGTCATCAAGAACCAAAGACAGGTCGTGGAGCTGGAGCCACTGAAGCACCCACTCTCTCTGGTGCTGCAGTTTCATCTGATGCACAAGTCGCTGCCACTGATGCCATTAACAGTAAAGGAGTCCCTTAA